The following proteins come from a genomic window of Candidatus Leptovillus gracilis:
- a CDS encoding SDR family oxidoreductase, with protein MDRKTGTAVGAVLATLIGGRLLQKRLNKPPETVLPGGYALITGASSGIGAAFARRLAQAGYNLVLVARREAKLAALADELIRDYAIAAEVLAADLSQMADVARVEQHIANLDLAFLVNNAGFGTNRGSLLASDLDEQMNMLNLHVQATMRLCRAALPGMTAHGRGAIINVSSIAAFFPSPGDTNYAASKAYMNTFSQALQAEVAGQGIRVQALCPGFTHTEFHDTSAMTGFQKSRVPARMWMTAEQVVDESLRCLGRHQVICVPGRTNQLLVLGAQNGLAGVVLRAARRLRHRGR; from the coding sequence ATGGATCGAAAAACAGGTACGGCCGTTGGGGCCGTTCTCGCCACACTCATCGGCGGCCGGCTGCTGCAAAAACGGCTGAACAAACCGCCAGAAACAGTCTTGCCCGGCGGCTACGCCCTGATCACCGGTGCGTCCAGCGGTATTGGCGCGGCCTTTGCCCGGCGGTTGGCCCAGGCAGGCTATAACCTGGTCCTGGTGGCCCGCCGCGAAGCAAAATTGGCTGCCCTGGCCGACGAACTGATACGCGACTACGCTATCGCCGCCGAAGTATTGGCGGCCGATTTGTCCCAGATGGCCGATGTGGCCCGCGTGGAGCAGCACATCGCCAACCTCGACCTCGCCTTCCTGGTGAACAACGCCGGGTTTGGCACCAATCGTGGCTCGCTGCTGGCGTCCGACCTGGATGAGCAGATGAATATGCTGAACCTGCACGTCCAGGCGACCATGCGCCTGTGCCGCGCCGCCCTGCCCGGCATGACAGCGCACGGCCGTGGCGCCATCATCAACGTTTCCTCCATCGCCGCCTTTTTCCCTTCGCCGGGCGACACCAACTATGCCGCGTCCAAAGCGTACATGAACACCTTCTCGCAGGCGCTCCAGGCGGAAGTGGCCGGGCAGGGCATCCGCGTGCAGGCGTTGTGCCCCGGCTTCACCCACACCGAATTTCACGATACCTCGGCTATGACCGGCTTCCAAAAAAGCCGCGTCCCAGCCAGGATGTGGATGACGGCCGAACAGGTAGTAGACGAATCGCTGCGCTGCCTGGGACGCCACCAGGTTATCTGCGTGCCCGGCCGGACCAATCAACTGCTGGTTCTGGGGGCGCAAAATGGATTGGCCGGCGTGGTCTTGCGCGCCGCCCGCCGCCTGCGCCATCGCGGAAGATGA
- a CDS encoding thymidine phosphorylase produces MRMVDIIAHKRDGRALTTAEINWFIDKYTAGDIPDYQAAALLMAIYLRGMSRRETVDLTLAMAESGDKLDLHDVAPFVIDKHSSGGVGDKTTLVVQPIAAACGVPVGKMSGRGLGSSGGTLDKMESITGWSCSMSLAQFKRQLADIGLVLAGQTAILAPADGKLYALRDVTATVASAPLIAASIMSKKLAAGADAMVLDVKMGSGAFMTTLDSARDLARIMVDIGTDAGRQTVALISDMNQPLGAAIGNALEVKEAIETLQGNGPANFWAHCLDVAAHMLLLAGKADNLAGAKELARSVRDDGRALRKFRAMVAAQGGDVAQVDDPSLLPQAKFVAPILAPRAGYIASFDTAAIGWAAVHLGGGRLVKTDKINYAVGFVLPCAVGDKVAEGDVLGMVHADDRAKLEQARQEVLTAVSWSDEPVTRLPHIYETITA; encoded by the coding sequence ATGAGAATGGTTGACATTATTGCCCACAAACGAGACGGCCGTGCGCTGACCACCGCCGAAATCAACTGGTTTATTGACAAGTACACAGCCGGAGACATCCCCGATTACCAGGCGGCGGCCCTGTTGATGGCGATTTATCTGCGCGGCATGAGCCGCCGGGAAACAGTGGACCTGACCCTGGCTATGGCCGAATCCGGCGACAAGCTGGACCTGCACGATGTGGCCCCCTTTGTCATTGACAAACATTCCTCCGGCGGCGTCGGCGATAAAACGACGCTGGTGGTGCAGCCTATCGCCGCCGCCTGCGGCGTGCCGGTGGGCAAAATGAGCGGGCGCGGCCTCGGTTCCAGCGGCGGTACGCTGGACAAAATGGAATCAATCACCGGTTGGTCGTGCAGCATGAGTCTGGCGCAGTTCAAACGCCAACTGGCCGATATTGGCTTGGTGCTGGCCGGGCAAACGGCCATCCTGGCCCCGGCCGATGGCAAGCTCTACGCCCTACGCGACGTCACGGCCACCGTCGCCAGCGCGCCGCTGATCGCCGCTTCCATTATGTCCAAAAAGCTGGCCGCCGGCGCGGACGCGATGGTGCTGGACGTAAAAATGGGCAGCGGCGCGTTTATGACCACGCTGGATTCGGCGCGAGACCTGGCGCGGATCATGGTGGACATCGGCACAGACGCCGGCCGCCAAACCGTCGCCCTGATCTCCGACATGAACCAGCCGCTCGGCGCGGCCATTGGCAATGCCCTGGAGGTGAAAGAGGCCATCGAAACGCTGCAAGGCAACGGCCCGGCCAACTTCTGGGCGCATTGTCTGGATGTGGCCGCCCACATGCTGCTGCTGGCCGGCAAAGCGGACAATCTGGCAGGGGCCAAGGAGCTGGCGCGGTCGGTACGGGACGACGGCCGTGCCCTGCGTAAATTCCGCGCCATGGTAGCCGCCCAGGGGGGCGACGTGGCCCAGGTAGACGATCCGAGCCTGCTGCCACAGGCTAAATTTGTGGCGCCAATTTTGGCTCCTCGCGCCGGCTACATCGCGTCGTTTGATACGGCGGCCATTGGTTGGGCGGCGGTGCATTTGGGCGGCGGCCGTCTGGTGAAAACGGACAAGATCAACTATGCTGTCGGTTTTGTGCTGCCCTGCGCTGTAGGCGACAAGGTGGCCGAGGGCGACGTGTTGGGCATGGTTCACGCCGACGATAGGGCGAAATTAGAACAGGCGCGGCAGGAGGTGTTAACGGCCGTGTCCTGGTCCGACGAACCCGTAACCCGCCTGCCCCACATCTACGAAACCATCACCGCGTAG
- a CDS encoding patatin-like phospholipase family protein, which produces MDMKIAFALGGGGGRGAAHIGVLLEFERLGLRPALITGTSIGGMLGALYAAGLDAAGLVDFFRQLQVDKLYGLPGNSFSLTNNNKLEKLLEQTIGRLHFSDLQIPLAVAATDIRRHKLVVLDEGDLISAVLATTALPIVLPPVERNGLMLIDGGLMNNVPFDVAYARGATHVVAVDLTNAAPYGMNSEHIPQSSGRFSRILKIPQLFGTWQVLNAVMDIVTEQSLQTRLALTEPDILIQPFVDTIGILDFHRLEDGIAAGVTAVQEIEAQLQILLPQAAT; this is translated from the coding sequence ATGGATATGAAAATTGCGTTTGCGTTAGGCGGCGGCGGCGGACGGGGGGCGGCCCACATTGGCGTATTGCTGGAATTTGAGCGGTTGGGCCTTCGGCCGGCCCTGATTACCGGAACCAGCATTGGCGGCATGTTGGGCGCGTTATACGCTGCCGGTCTGGACGCCGCTGGTCTGGTGGACTTTTTCCGCCAGCTTCAGGTAGACAAGCTCTATGGCTTGCCTGGCAATTCCTTCTCTCTGACCAACAACAACAAACTGGAAAAGCTGCTGGAACAAACCATCGGCCGTTTGCACTTTAGCGATCTGCAAATTCCGTTGGCGGTGGCTGCCACCGACATTCGCCGCCACAAACTGGTGGTGCTGGATGAAGGCGACCTCATTTCGGCTGTTCTGGCAACGACAGCGCTGCCGATTGTGCTGCCGCCGGTGGAACGCAACGGCCTGATGCTTATTGACGGCGGCCTGATGAACAATGTGCCTTTCGATGTGGCTTATGCGCGCGGCGCAACCCACGTGGTGGCGGTAGACCTGACCAATGCCGCGCCGTACGGCATGAACAGCGAACACATTCCACAGTCCAGCGGCCGTTTCTCGCGTATTTTAAAGATCCCACAACTGTTTGGCACATGGCAGGTGCTAAACGCCGTCATGGACATCGTCACTGAGCAGTCGCTGCAAACGCGGTTGGCTCTGACAGAGCCGGATATACTCATCCAGCCGTTTGTGGATACCATCGGCATTTTGGATTTTCACCGGTTGGAAGATGGGATAGCGGCCGGGGTAACGGCCGTGCAAGAAATAGAAGCCCAACTGCAAATTCTGCTGCCACAGGCAGCCACATGA
- a CDS encoding ROK family protein, whose amino-acid sequence MNVLGIDIGGSGIKGALVDTEKGSLITDRLRIPTPQPAKPKPTIQAVQAIVKHFDYQGPIGVGFPGVVVDGVTRSAANLHSAWIDYPAARNIALATKCETTVRNDADAAGYAEMYHGAGRGVSGVVMIFTLGTGIGSCMFVNGHIVPNLELGHLFLRNQQKDAEFFAADRIREENSLTWEEWGGRLNVYFQHIEFLFSPNLFIIGGGVSKQHKNFLKYIQVRAKMVPALLRNEAGIVGAALAALP is encoded by the coding sequence ATGAACGTTTTAGGCATAGACATTGGTGGCAGCGGCATTAAAGGCGCGCTGGTAGATACCGAAAAAGGCAGCCTGATCACCGACCGCCTGCGCATTCCCACGCCGCAGCCCGCCAAACCCAAACCGACGATCCAGGCGGTACAGGCCATCGTGAAGCATTTTGATTACCAGGGACCCATCGGCGTCGGTTTTCCCGGTGTGGTGGTAGATGGCGTCACCCGCTCCGCCGCCAATCTGCACAGCGCCTGGATTGATTACCCGGCTGCCCGCAACATCGCCCTGGCGACCAAATGCGAGACCACCGTGCGCAACGACGCCGACGCGGCCGGTTACGCGGAAATGTATCATGGCGCAGGACGCGGTGTATCTGGCGTTGTGATGATTTTTACTCTGGGAACCGGCATTGGCAGCTGCATGTTTGTCAACGGTCACATTGTGCCTAATCTGGAACTGGGGCATCTCTTCTTGCGCAACCAGCAAAAGGATGCGGAATTTTTCGCCGCCGACCGCATCCGCGAAGAAAACAGCCTGACCTGGGAAGAGTGGGGCGGGCGGCTTAACGTCTATTTTCAACACATCGAGTTCCTTTTTTCGCCGAATCTGTTCATTATTGGCGGGGGTGTTAGCAAACAGCACAAGAATTTCCTGAAATATATCCAGGTGCGCGCCAAGATGGTTCCGGCTTTGCTGCGTAATGAGGCGGGCATTGTCGGTGCGGCGCTGGCGGCGCTGCCGTAA
- a CDS encoding amidohydrolase family protein, which yields MSQQVDILLTGGVVVTMDDAYTIYADGAVAIAGDSIVAVGPTAVLSQTYSAAETINCQGKVVMPGLVNAHTHIPMTLLRGLNDDLRLDVWLGYLMPLERQFVTPEFVRLGTQIACAEMIRSGITAFADMYYFEDEIAAATAVIGMRALLGQTVLIFPAPDAATYEDALVLCRRFIEKWNGHTLIQPAVAPHAWYTGTPEMNRACADLARAYDVPLHTHVSETALEAQNSLEQNHMPVVNWIGKNGLLETKLLAAHCVHLDESEMFALKEAGAGVAHCPTSNLKLASGIAAVGQMLAMGLNVGVGTDGPASNNDLDMFEEVRLAALLAKTKSNDPTVLPARQALELATIGGARALHMADKTGSLEAGKRADLAIVEMDGVHNQPQFNNQADAVYSRLIYAAKSSDVADVMCNGRWLMRSRALLTIDEPAALAAATQVAAAIDAFVLEREASPYNKLVLLAGVERQESFEIQVKVPISDKKNVLRVLAGNQLEITKRSHYREYDTYFIFEDGDPDAARLRYREDEFVGDNGETYQVRSRLTLIGEEHRAEIQNSVMLSRSRFLASADRSLRFYSEYFAPARQVAVNKDRLRWRVVYRETDFAINLDKLTQPQLPGYFLEIKSRTWSRTDAARKAGLITELLTLFGLDPLMAEREDYPEMVTAVTS from the coding sequence ATGTCCCAACAAGTGGATATTTTGTTAACCGGTGGCGTCGTCGTCACGATGGACGATGCTTATACGATTTATGCTGATGGCGCGGTGGCGATTGCCGGCGATTCGATTGTGGCCGTGGGGCCAACTGCCGTACTCAGCCAAACCTACAGCGCCGCTGAAACCATCAACTGCCAGGGCAAAGTCGTCATGCCTGGCCTGGTCAACGCCCACACCCACATCCCCATGACCCTGCTGCGCGGCCTGAACGACGATTTACGCCTGGATGTCTGGTTGGGCTACCTGATGCCCCTGGAGCGCCAGTTTGTGACGCCGGAATTTGTGCGGCTGGGCACACAAATCGCCTGCGCCGAGATGATCCGCTCTGGTATCACCGCGTTTGCCGACATGTATTATTTTGAGGATGAGATTGCCGCGGCAACGGCCGTCATCGGGATGCGCGCTCTTTTGGGCCAGACGGTTCTCATCTTCCCCGCCCCCGACGCCGCCACCTACGAAGACGCCCTGGTCCTCTGCCGCCGCTTCATCGAAAAATGGAACGGCCACACCCTGATTCAACCGGCCGTCGCCCCCCACGCCTGGTACACCGGCACGCCGGAAATGAACCGCGCCTGCGCCGACCTGGCCCGCGCCTACGACGTGCCCCTGCACACGCACGTCAGCGAAACCGCGCTGGAAGCGCAAAATTCACTGGAACAAAACCACATGCCGGTGGTCAACTGGATCGGCAAAAACGGCCTGCTGGAAACCAAACTATTGGCCGCCCACTGCGTCCATCTGGATGAAAGCGAAATGTTCGCCCTGAAGGAAGCGGGCGCCGGCGTGGCCCACTGCCCCACCAGCAACCTGAAACTCGCCAGCGGCATCGCCGCCGTGGGGCAAATGCTCGCGATGGGACTAAATGTAGGCGTAGGGACCGACGGCCCGGCCAGCAACAATGACCTGGATATGTTCGAGGAAGTACGTCTGGCGGCGCTGCTGGCAAAAACCAAAAGCAACGACCCCACAGTGTTACCGGCGCGGCAGGCATTGGAATTGGCGACCATCGGCGGGGCGCGGGCGCTGCACATGGCCGACAAAACGGGCAGCCTGGAAGCGGGCAAACGGGCCGATTTAGCCATCGTGGAGATGGACGGGGTGCATAATCAGCCGCAGTTCAACAACCAGGCCGACGCGGTGTATTCGCGTCTGATTTACGCGGCCAAGAGTTCGGACGTGGCGGATGTGATGTGTAACGGCCGTTGGCTGATGCGCAGCCGCGCCCTGTTAACCATTGACGAACCGGCCGCCCTGGCCGCCGCCACCCAGGTAGCCGCGGCGATTGACGCCTTTGTGCTGGAGCGCGAAGCCAGCCCGTACAACAAATTGGTGCTGCTGGCCGGCGTGGAGCGGCAAGAAAGTTTTGAGATTCAGGTGAAAGTGCCGATCAGCGACAAGAAAAACGTGCTGCGCGTGCTGGCGGGCAACCAGCTTGAAATTACCAAGCGTTCTCACTACCGCGAATATGACACCTATTTCATCTTCGAAGATGGCGACCCGGACGCGGCGCGGCTGCGTTATCGCGAAGATGAATTTGTGGGCGACAACGGCGAAACGTACCAGGTGCGTTCGCGCCTGACGCTGATCGGCGAGGAACATCGGGCCGAAATTCAGAATTCGGTCATGCTATCACGCTCTCGCTTTCTGGCGAGCGCCGACCGCAGTTTGCGTTTTTACAGCGAATACTTCGCCCCGGCGCGCCAGGTGGCGGTGAACAAAGACCGGCTGCGCTGGCGGGTGGTCTACCGCGAGACCGATTTTGCCATCAACCTGGACAAACTGACGCAGCCGCAGCTGCCGGGATATTTTCTGGAAATCAAGTCGCGCACCTGGTCGCGCACCGACGCCGCGCGCAAGGCGGGGCTGATCACCGAACTGCTGACGCTGTTTGGCCTGGATCCGCTGATGGCTGAACGGGAGGATTACCCGGAAATGGTAACGGCCGTTACCTCTTGA
- a CDS encoding UDP-diphosphatase, whose product MSIIEAIFLGILQGATEFLPISSSGHLVLIPVIFAITPPDLPLIGLVHLGTLVAVLIYFRRDLWQIVTAVLRGLAQRQPLGTTEARLGWFIVAGSVPAALAGFLLADFFDSVFGQPNWAAFFLLVTAVLLVIGERVISGKKTFATMTWLDAIIIGLFQMVALFPGVSRSGSTIVGGLLRGFDRPTAARYSFLLGVPVILGAGLLSLLDIVTAEVMVYSTAVYLAAFLAAAISGYACIAFLLNWLRSHSLYIFAAYTALLGGGYLLFSLLGG is encoded by the coding sequence ATGAGCATCATCGAAGCGATTTTTTTGGGCATTTTACAAGGGGCGACGGAGTTTTTGCCCATTTCCAGTTCGGGGCATTTGGTGTTGATCCCGGTTATATTTGCGATAACACCGCCGGACCTGCCGTTGATTGGGTTGGTGCATTTGGGTACGCTGGTGGCGGTGTTGATCTATTTTCGGCGTGATTTGTGGCAGATTGTCACGGCCGTGCTGCGCGGCCTGGCCCAGCGCCAACCATTGGGCACAACCGAAGCGCGTTTGGGCTGGTTTATTGTGGCGGGCAGTGTCCCGGCGGCGCTGGCCGGCTTTTTGTTGGCAGACTTTTTTGACAGCGTGTTTGGGCAGCCGAACTGGGCAGCGTTTTTTTTGCTGGTAACGGCCGTTCTCCTTGTCATCGGTGAGCGCGTGATTTCCGGTAAAAAAACCTTCGCTACCATGACCTGGCTGGACGCCATCATTATCGGCCTGTTCCAGATGGTGGCGTTATTTCCCGGCGTTTCGCGCAGCGGCAGCACCATCGTTGGCGGGCTGCTGCGCGGGTTTGATCGGCCTACGGCGGCGCGTTACAGCTTTCTGCTTGGCGTGCCGGTCATCCTGGGCGCAGGGCTGCTGTCCTTGCTGGATATTGTGACGGCCGAGGTGATGGTGTATTCGACGGCCGTTTATCTGGCCGCTTTCCTGGCTGCCGCCATCTCCGGCTATGCCTGCATCGCCTTTTTGCTCAACTGGCTGCGCAGCCACAGCCTCTACATCTTCGCCGCCTACACTGCTCTGCTCGGCGGCGGCTACCTGCTCTTTTCCCTGTTGGGAGGATAG
- a CDS encoding aspartate kinase — MTLVMKFGGTSVGSAQAMRETAVLILNAHKEWGQVVVVASAMGSKPVKVTDLLLNGAYTALAGDTETYQTAAHTLRQVHYEAIDGLLAPEGERQKVLAENNKFIERYTALCQAVLALGELTPRALDAIGGMGEQMSVRILAAYLRQIGHPAAAIDATELIVTDDNFQAATPLPDLTDEKTRERLRPLLTQGIIPIVTGFIAANQAGVTTTLGRGGSDFSAALLGQSLHADEVWIWTDVDGVMTADPRLVKSARSIPTLSYREVSELAFFGAKVLHPKTMRPCIENNIPLRIKNTFNPTHPGTVIVPDTANGNGGVKAVTAIDNLSLITVEGKGMIGVPGIAARTFGAVARAQVSVLLISQASSEQSICFATPDDLAETVIGSLNAEFDDEIQRRDIDRIWGQHTVSIVTVVGAGMRGTPGIAGRVFTALGQHAVNIIAIAQGSSECSISLVVDGQDAAAAVRYIHDLIVA, encoded by the coding sequence ATGACCCTTGTAATGAAATTCGGCGGAACCTCGGTCGGCAGCGCCCAGGCCATGCGCGAAACGGCCGTTCTTATCCTCAACGCCCACAAAGAGTGGGGCCAGGTCGTCGTGGTGGCCTCGGCTATGGGCAGCAAGCCGGTTAAAGTGACCGACCTGCTGTTAAACGGCGCGTATACCGCCCTCGCCGGTGATACCGAAACGTACCAGACTGCGGCCCATACCCTGCGCCAGGTCCATTACGAAGCCATAGATGGTTTGCTGGCCCCTGAAGGCGAACGGCAAAAAGTGCTGGCCGAAAACAACAAATTCATCGAACGCTATACCGCCTTATGCCAGGCGGTGCTGGCCCTGGGCGAACTGACGCCTCGCGCCCTGGACGCCATCGGCGGCATGGGTGAGCAGATGAGTGTGCGCATTTTGGCCGCCTATCTGCGCCAGATCGGCCACCCGGCTGCGGCCATAGACGCCACCGAACTGATCGTCACCGACGACAACTTTCAGGCGGCCACGCCCCTGCCAGATTTGACCGATGAGAAGACGCGAGAACGGTTACGGCCGTTACTCACCCAGGGCATCATCCCCATCGTCACCGGCTTCATCGCCGCCAACCAGGCCGGCGTCACCACCACCCTCGGCCGTGGCGGCTCAGACTTCAGCGCCGCCCTGCTGGGCCAATCTTTGCACGCTGACGAAGTGTGGATTTGGACCGACGTGGATGGGGTGATGACTGCCGATCCACGCCTGGTTAAATCCGCCCGCTCTATCCCCACCCTCAGCTACCGCGAAGTGTCCGAACTGGCTTTTTTTGGCGCCAAAGTGCTGCACCCCAAAACCATGCGCCCCTGCATCGAAAACAACATCCCGCTGCGCATCAAAAACACCTTCAACCCCACCCATCCCGGGACCGTCATCGTGCCCGACACGGCCAACGGCAACGGCGGTGTGAAAGCGGTGACGGCCATAGACAACCTCAGCCTGATCACCGTGGAAGGCAAAGGCATGATAGGCGTACCGGGCATTGCCGCCCGCACCTTTGGCGCGGTTGCCAGAGCGCAGGTCAGCGTGCTGCTCATCAGCCAGGCTTCCTCGGAGCAGTCCATTTGCTTCGCCACGCCCGACGACCTGGCCGAAACAGTGATCGGCAGCCTGAACGCCGAATTTGACGATGAAATTCAGCGTCGGGACATTGACCGCATTTGGGGCCAACACACTGTCTCTATTGTAACCGTGGTGGGGGCCGGGATGCGCGGCACGCCGGGCATTGCCGGGCGCGTTTTCACGGCGTTGGGGCAGCACGCCGTCAACATCATCGCCATCGCCCAGGGTTCTTCGGAATGCAGTATTAGTCTGGTGGTGGATGGGCAGGATGCAGCCGCGGCCGTGCGCTATATCCACGACCTGATCGTAGCCTGA